From Paenibacillus sp. PL2-23:
GATTGCAAGTATAGAAGTAATCAGCACATAACGACGCCTTCTCTGGCGTCTGCCCGACATGATCAACTGAATGGTGTTTGTAGGATTCATCATAAGGCACGCACTTTCGCTCTCATCGCTAATAGAATCAGAATGGGAGCGCCGACGAAGGCAGTCACGATGGCCACCTCAAGCTCGCCTGGTCTGCCTAGAATCCTGCCTATCACGTCGGACCCCGTTAATACAATCGCTCCAGCCAGCGCCGACATCGGAATGAGGAAGCGCTGATCTGGGCCAATCATCAATCGAATCAGGTGGGTTGCCAGCAGCCCGACAAAGCCGATAGGCCCTGCCAGCGCGGTTACGGTTCCGCACAGGACAACAGCCGCCAGCGACGAGACTACACGCAGAACACCTGTGCGAACGCCCAGCCCCGTAGCCGTCTCGTCACCCAGCGCCAACGCGTTCAGCGCGGGAGCTGTGAATAGGACGATCAGAATGCCGACAATCAGAAAGGGCGAGAAGGTTGCGATATCGCTCCAGGTAGTCCCGCCTACGCTTCCCACCTGCCATCGCCGGACTTGATCCAGGACATTCGTTCGGGGAATCATAATGGCGCTTATAAGCGAAGTAAGCGCAGCGCTGGTAGCCGCCCCCGCTAATACCAGCTTAACGGGCGTAGGTCCGCCATGTCCCATCGAGCCGATGCCCAGCACAAATAATGCGGTAATGGCTGCACCGAGGCAAGCCATCAATATATACTCATTCGCCGATCCAATGTTCAGGAAGGCAATGCCGGCCACAACAAACAAGGACGCTCCTGTATTCACGCCCAGAATGCTGGGGTCGGCAATGGGGTTGCGAGTGACTGCCTGCATCAAGGCGCCGGAGATGCCAAGCGCACCGCCGCATAAGAGGCTGAATACCGTACGGGTCATTCTCTGCTTGATGACATCGGTGTTATACGAATCAATGGACGGGTTGAATAACCCGTCCATTAACTCCTTAAATCCCATGACTCGCGAGCCGAAAGCCAACGATGCCAGAACACATAGACCGAGAACAAGCAGGCAAAGCACGAGCACCATCGTAAAGTGCTTCGGTGTGAGCGGCTTATGCAGCTTGTCGGCAAGAGGCGCTGAATTATTCATTGATCTTCTTGGCTGCTTCTCCGATCAATCCTACATATTCATCGATTGTGTACGCAACCGACAACGGATTCGGGTTGCCCGCAGCCGCAAGCGGCGAATTGTCTTCCACGACTACGACGGAGCCTCTGGCGATGGCCGGAACCTTGCCCAGCAGCGGATCGGCTTGCAGAGCGGCAAGCAGCTCGGCATTGCCATAGGTCACGATAATGTCCGTGTCATTCAGCGCATCGGCATTCTCAGCACTCAGCTGCAGGTAGAAGCTGTCGGTAACCAGACTTGCCAGTGCGTCAGGGAACGGCATGCCCAGCTCGCCCAGGAAGTCGCCGCGCGGGTCTCCAGGGGCATAGATCGAAAGCGTCGACAGGTCAGCAGGGTTAATAAAGGCAAAGGCAGCTGTCTTGCCTTGAAGCTCTGGATGAGCGGCTGCCGTGTCCTGGATCAGCTTCTCTGTATCCTTAATCAGCTGCTCGCCCTCCGCTTGCATGCCCATACCCATGGCGTTGAACATCACTTGATCGCGCCAGCTTGCCACCCAAGGAGCCGACTGGTACGCGACGACCGGGGCTATTTTGGACAATGTATCATATTCCTCTTGCGTAATGCCGGAGTAAGCGGCCAGAATAACGTCTGGGCTCGCGTCCGAGATGGCTTCAAAGTCAAGGCCGTCTGTATCCTGGAACAGGTTCGGCTCGGTAACGCCAAGCTCCTCCAGCTTCTTCTTCGTCCAAGGCAGCAGTCTGGAGCCATCCTGTACGCCGTAGTTCGCTTCGGAGAAGCCTACAGGCACAACGCCCAGGGCAAGCGCAACGTCATGGTTCGCCCACGAGATCGTTACGACGCGCTCCGGCTTGGCTTCAATAACAGACTCGCCAAACGCGTGTTTAATGGTAATAGGATATTGAGCCGCCGCTTCCGATGCAGAAGCATCGCTTGCTTCAGGGCTCGCGCTTGGAGCAGCGGTTGGCGCTGCGCCGGCATTGCTATTGGCATTGCCGTTGTTCCCGCCGCAGCCGGCAAGCAACACAACAAGTGCTAGTGAGGATAGAAGCATGGACATCGATCGTTTGTTACGTGCTTTCATGTGTAGACCCATCCTTATTCATTGGAGTTAATTGATAATGATAATCAATTTCCTCTAAATTATATGACCAGGCTATTTCATTGTCAATGTTAAAACATGTAAGTCAATGACCCCCACTTAACTAACGTTTGAAGTGGGAGCTTGTAACGACCCGATCGTACGAACGTCTTGCGACTCCGATCTTTTGGCGTTCCGAAGAACGTGGTGTTACATCCTCGAGTAAGTCTTCGCCTACCAATGGGCAGATTGACAGCTGCCCTGCAAGCCTAGTCATGCTAAGCCTGCACCTTCAAGAAGGTACTCTCTTCCCTTCAGACAGAGATTCATGGCGCCGATCCGGTCATCATTGCTTGCATATCCGCATGCCTGGCAACGAAAGCGATGCCTGCGTTTATCCCGGTTTTCTTTGTCCGTGTGGCGGCATAGGGGACACGCTTGCGAAGTGTGCTTCGGATCCACGGCTATCACCATCGATCCTGCAAGCTTCGCCTTATACGTCACCATCTGACGCAGCTGATAGAACGCCCACGATACCGTCACATACCGATACTTCAGCTTTGACTTTTCCGCCCTGCGGCGGATCCCTGTCAGATCCTCCAGCACAAACAGCGTATTCGCCCCATATCGGGTAACGAGTGCCTTACTTACCTGATGGTTCACATCGGTCATCCAGCGGTTTTCTCGTTCTCCGATTTGCTTCAGCCTGCGGCGGGACGAAGCCGTTTGTTTGCGTTGCAGCTCGGAACGCAATCGTTGGTAGTTTGCTCGTTTGTGTTTGAGCTCCCTTCCTCGAAAAAACAGCGTTCTCCCCTCGGTGTCATACACCGTAGCTACAAAGTTGATGCCCAGATCAATCCCTGCAACGTGTTCAATCTCCTTAAGCTCAGGAGAGGCCATTTCCTTAGACACTGGAATATGCAAAAACCACTTCTGCTTTTTGCATACCAGCTTGGCTGTACCGAATGTCCATGTGCCGTCGAAATAGGTCTCCATTCCTTTGGCTTCGAAGGGGATCTTAATGCGGCCTTGCAGCGTATTGACGGAGAATAGCTTTGCGCTTAGCGAGTAATCCCGTCTCCAGACGAGATCGTATTCCGGCTTCTTAAATTGTACGAGAGTCCAAGCATGCCCACTGCTCAAGATGGTCTTGTATTTAGCCCGTACCGTTTTCAATACCGACTGCGCCATTTGAGAACGCAGGCCCATCGCGCTGCGCAGGGTTCGATACGTCATTCGGTGCAGGGCAGACTGCCGGCGCTCGCTCGTCTCAAACACAAGGGCAGAGACAAAATTACACCCTTGACGATAAGCGATCATCGTTTGTTGCAGGGCCATCATTTGACTTTCTGACGGTTTGATTTTGATTTTCGCCGTCACGGTAACGATCATACGTTCGCCTCCTCACTATACTAATTTTAGCATAGTAGGGAGAACAAGAACACACCAAATATCATTCCGGCTAACGCCGAACGCCCATTCCTCCCCCGCTTATAGAAGACGGGAGTATCCTGGGCGATATTGATGAAGCGGCTATTTTCACAAGGTGAGGGCTAGGCATGAAAAAGGCAGTCCCAGCCTCCTCCCTGACTGCTCAAGAGGATTAGGGACTGCCTGATTAATAATAAAAGCCAACCAAGTTGTAGTACTGCATAATCAAGAGGAAAATGAGGCTAGCTGCCACGAAGAAAGGCATATACAGCTTGTTGAAAAGCTTCATTGCTCTCCAATTCCGTACCGTATGATACGCCAATACGAAGGTCAACAGCAAGGCGAGCAGCGGGGCCGCCATCGCAAGCTTCAGCAGGAGAGGAACCTCGCTATTGAGATAAAACATCGTATCCACCGTCGACACATAATAGACGAAGCTGCCCATTAGAAACAGGTGGCACAGCGATATCGACAACAGGAGCAAGCCTCTTGCCCGCGACGCGCGCACAGCCTTGCGCAAGGCCTGGATACCCATCTGAATGGGAAC
This genomic window contains:
- a CDS encoding iron ABC transporter permease; the protein is MNNSAPLADKLHKPLTPKHFTMVLVLCLLVLGLCVLASLAFGSRVMGFKELMDGLFNPSIDSYNTDVIKQRMTRTVFSLLCGGALGISGALMQAVTRNPIADPSILGVNTGASLFVVAGIAFLNIGSANEYILMACLGAAITALFVLGIGSMGHGGPTPVKLVLAGAATSAALTSLISAIMIPRTNVLDQVRRWQVGSVGGTTWSDIATFSPFLIVGILIVLFTAPALNALALGDETATGLGVRTGVLRVVSSLAAVVLCGTVTALAGPIGFVGLLATHLIRLMIGPDQRFLIPMSALAGAIVLTGSDVIGRILGRPGELEVAIVTAFVGAPILILLAMRAKVRAL
- a CDS encoding iron-siderophore ABC transporter substrate-binding protein gives rise to the protein MKARNKRSMSMLLSSLALVVLLAGCGGNNGNANSNAGAAPTAAPSASPEASDASASEAAAQYPITIKHAFGESVIEAKPERVVTISWANHDVALALGVVPVGFSEANYGVQDGSRLLPWTKKKLEELGVTEPNLFQDTDGLDFEAISDASPDVILAAYSGITQEEYDTLSKIAPVVAYQSAPWVASWRDQVMFNAMGMGMQAEGEQLIKDTEKLIQDTAAAHPELQGKTAAFAFINPADLSTLSIYAPGDPRGDFLGELGMPFPDALASLVTDSFYLQLSAENADALNDTDIIVTYGNAELLAALQADPLLGKVPAIARGSVVVVEDNSPLAAAGNPNPLSVAYTIDEYVGLIGEAAKKINE
- a CDS encoding RNA-guided endonuclease InsQ/TnpB family protein codes for the protein MIVTVTAKIKIKPSESQMMALQQTMIAYRQGCNFVSALVFETSERRQSALHRMTYRTLRSAMGLRSQMAQSVLKTVRAKYKTILSSGHAWTLVQFKKPEYDLVWRRDYSLSAKLFSVNTLQGRIKIPFEAKGMETYFDGTWTFGTAKLVCKKQKWFLHIPVSKEMASPELKEIEHVAGIDLGINFVATVYDTEGRTLFFRGRELKHKRANYQRLRSELQRKQTASSRRRLKQIGERENRWMTDVNHQVSKALVTRYGANTLFVLEDLTGIRRRAEKSKLKYRYVTVSWAFYQLRQMVTYKAKLAGSMVIAVDPKHTSQACPLCRHTDKENRDKRRHRFRCQACGYASNDDRIGAMNLCLKGREYLLEGAGLA